The Stenotrophomonas sp. ASS1 genome segment GCGGCTGATTGCCCGCTTCCATCGTGCCGGCCTGGACCATGCCGACCTCAATGCGCACAACATCCTGTTCGACGGCAACGGCCACGGCTGGTTGATCGACTTCGACCGCGGGGTGATCCGCATCCCGGCGACCGCCTGGCGCGAACGCAATCTCAAGCGCCTGCTGCGCTCGCTGATCAAGCTGCGCGGCGAGCGCAGCATGGAAGACGTGCAGAAGGATTACGCGCGGCTGCGCCGCGCCTATGACATGGCCTGGAACCGGGGCACCTGATGGACTGGTCGTTGCGTTTCCTCGGCGTCGGCAATGCGTCGGCGGTCGAGCTGGGGTCGCCGATGTCGGTGATCGAGCGGGAGGGGCGCCCGTGGCTGACCATCGATTGCGGTGGTGAAGGCCTGACCGCGTTCAAGGCGCACTACGGGCACATGCCGCAGGCGCTGTTCGTCACCCATGTGCACCTGGACCACGTGGCCGGCTTCGAACGCCTGTTCGTGGACACCTTCTTCAACGCGCACCGGCGCGGCAAGGTGCGCCTGTACGTGCCCGCCACGGTGGTGCCGCTGCTGCACAAGCGCATCGGGGATTACCCGAACGTGCTGGCCGAGGGCGGTGCGAACTTCTGGGATGCCTTCCAGTTGATCGTGGTCGGTGAGGCGTTCTGGCACGAGGGTGTGCGCCTGGAAGTGTTCCCGGTGCGCCACCACTGGCCGGAGACGGCCTATGGCCTGCGCCTGCAGG includes the following:
- a CDS encoding MBL fold metallo-hydrolase, whose product is MDWSLRFLGVGNASAVELGSPMSVIEREGRPWLTIDCGGEGLTAFKAHYGHMPQALFVTHVHLDHVAGFERLFVDTFFNAHRRGKVRLYVPATVVPLLHKRIGDYPNVLAEGGANFWDAFQLIVVGEAFWHEGVRLEVFPVRHHWPETAYGLRLQGALTWSGDTRPIPEMLARFANDNELIAHDCGLHGNPSHTGVDDLEREYSAELQARMMLYHYASAADGQALAARGHRVAQPGQCVPLANPTAPHVLVQDPP